From Temnothorax longispinosus isolate EJ_2023e chromosome 3, Tlon_JGU_v1, whole genome shotgun sequence, one genomic window encodes:
- the LOC139809544 gene encoding protein LLP homolog: MAKSLRSKWKRKCRAIKRERYAVKELDRLKKTLGIDANSSKDVEMADISEIATVVNAEKVKEDVKAKRVKDAEPQAETGEEQMEVEGARVYNKKTLRDQYGNYPAWMSHRKIMKHKKGRAKTQKATKKPGKRLTRRQKKAKEEK, from the exons ATGGCTAAATCTCTACGCAGTAAATGGAAAAGGAAATGCAGGGCGATCAAGAGAGAACGTTACGCGGTAAAAGAATTAGACAGACTGAAGAAAACTCTTGGTATTGATGCTAATTCATCGAAGGATGTCGAAATGGCAGACATTAGCGAAATCGCTACTG tTGTCAACGctgaaaaagtaaaagaagatGTGAAGGCTAAGCGGGTCAAAGATGCGGAGCCTCAGGCCGAGACAGGTGAAGAACAGATGGAAGTGGAAGGTGCTAGAGTGtataataagaaaacattACGGGATCAATATGGCAATTATCCTGCGTGGATGAGCCACAGGAAGATAATGAAGCACAAAAAGGGCAGAGCAAAAACGCAGAAAGCAACCAAGAAGCCAGGCAAGAGACTTACTAGACGACAGAAGAAAgcaaaggaagaaaaataa
- the Slow gene encoding uncharacterized protein Slow: MTLKILLASLLIAATTSSVLPSLEDHHGIPSRNHRIVWPLWYRDRLPHARHDRIDDKLVVRETTTTARSPWTPRPQVSTTRSPQQINSASRHLEQRMLEQKFNGAVAMVENGGTRAIAYAGYHSNHRQHQPREMGAQGFQPITTTVPTYAKHHSGRRVCTRQTPAVSHHHRGRQIRLVYTEMTSSFFCCPGWSQATHLSFGCNKPICPTPCLNGGICTSPGKCTCPKGYTGNQCQTDVDECVLEKPCGQLCTNLPGRYRCHCRVGFQLQQDGQSCRRNDTDENAFEARDLETDFHDVSATKDPTDFHDTENEVSDDDQDYEVILKRLIKLEKQVARNRKRDTEASEMNTKVTLAVESINEMKRTVENVQLMQQEVYDMRSKMRQYEAEMRKIHHLMNRVAELENRLRIRCRYQ, encoded by the exons ATGACCCTGAAGATACTGCTGGCGAGCTTGCTTATCGCGGCCACAACGAGCTCGGTTCTACCGTCGTTGGAGGATCATCATGGGATACCCTCGCGCAACCACAGAATTGTTTGGCCACTTTGGTATCGCGACAGACTGCCCCACGCTAGGCACGATCGCATTGATGACAAACTCGTCGTCCGAGAGACAACTACTACCGCGAGAAGCCCATGGACGCCACGGCCACAGGTTTCCACGACGAGATCACCGCAACAGATAAATTCGGCATCGAGGCATCTGGAGCAACGGATGCTGGAACAAAAGTTCAATGGTGCCGTGGCGATGGTGGAGAACGGTGGTACCAGGGCGATAGCGTACGCGGGTTATCATAGCAATCATCGTCAGCATCAGCCAAGAGAGATGGGCGCGCAAGGCTTTCAGCCGATTACTACAACCGTCCCTACGTACGCCAAACATCATTCGGG GAGGCGAGTATGCACTAGGCAAACTCCTGCAGTTTCTCACCATCATCGAGGAAGACAAATTAG ATTAGTATACACTGAGATGACTTCTAGTTTCTTTTGTTGTCCGGGATGGTCACAAGCTACTCACTTGAGTTTCGGTTGTAATAAAC CCATATGCCCAACGCCATGTCTAAATGGTGGAATTTGTACATCACCTGGCAAATGCACATGTCCCAAAGGATATACCGGCAATCAATGCCAAAcag ATGTGGATGAATGTGTGCTGGAGAAACCATGCGGGCAACTTTGCACAAATCTACCTGGTAGATATCGATGTCACTGTAGAGTCGGATTTCAACTTCAACAAGATGGCCAATCTTGTCGAAGAAATG ACACAGACGAAAATGCTTTTGAGGCACGCGATTTAGAGACTGATTTTCATGACGTGTCGGCAACAAAGGATCCAACTGATTTTCATG ATACCGAAAATGAAGTTAGCGATGATGATCAAGACTACGAGGTCATCTTAAAGAGACTGATTAAATTGGAAAAG CAAGTAGCcagaaacagaaagagagatacaGAGGCTTCCGAGATGAACACTAAAGTTACATTGGCGGTCGAAAGTATTAACGAAATGAAGAGAACCGTCGAAAATGTG CAACTGATGCAACAAGAAGTATATGATATGAGAAGCAAAATGAGACAATATGAAgcagaaatgagaaaaatacatCATCTGATGAATCGCGTCGCGGAATTAGAAAATCGTTTGAGAATACGTTGCAgatatcaataa